aacattaagccagctccccctgttccaccctgcattcctgatactatggcctatctacataatcactgttttgcctgaaagatccccacccattccattcctttgatctatcttctttctaccctcaagaccctccctgcctacaggatattattaattctaccagttaaaaccctcaaaacagttgctaagcaagttcctacctttctctgccccttttctagccatttccatttccaacttgccacttccgggtctgccctttaaaagccttggttctctgatcaataaagaattgcactgCCTCGCTgccatgagtcatctcccttgcatcactgagtgagtagcagcccaggctggctccggtcaccttctctccaacccagagaatatgtgcccgggaagaggcacccccatgctagccctgcacagatgtgcttcacagctcatgaagcatctcccttacaggtagagagcagggctcaaacctggatccctgcacacagtaatgtgtgcactcaaccaggtgtgccacagcccagccctgcataaatattttaagtgaatATAGGAAGAATTTGTCTTAGGCAGCACCCTAACTACATCTGGGGACTATATGGATTATATGCTATATTGGATATTAATCTGGCCTCTCAAAATTACTACCTGTTTGTTGCCAATTACGCAAAATTACTACCTCTTTAGCTGCCAATTATGCAAACTACTCAACATCCTAAGTGCTTAATACACTGCTAAGGCCCTAGGTAATCTGAATTTATTACTACTTTGTtatgacttattattattttattacataaACAGACTTAAAATAGTAGAGCTAGGGCAAAGGAGAcagtaaaatggttatgcaaaaaaactttcatgcctgagccttcaaagtcccaggttcaaaaccccacaccaccgtaagacagaactgagcagtgctcattaaaaaaaaaaaaattaaattaaaaagactaaTTCTGTCtcctttacaaagaaaaaaaaaaaaaaagaagaacagagcTGAGTGAAGCAGTAAGAGGTTTCTTACCTTCGTAAGCAGTCTGTGAGTGTGGTGGTTCCTGCTACGTGGCTTTCCCCATTCACTACGCTGCCTTCACTCCCAGGACTCAGAGGCCAGAATGGGGTGGAAGAGCCAGGCAAGTCTAAACTGATGTCCCAGAAGGGGTCTATTGTGGTAGAGACGCCACTAAAAGTAGACAGAGATAAACACACATAGAAGAACTGACACACAGGAGAACAGCCAGCATCAGAAACACCGATGGTGGGGTGCATCTTCCACAGCTCTGTTCTCATCCAAGTACCTTGGAGCAAGGAAAGCTGAGTACTCACACCCCACACTGGCCTGGTGAACCATGAAAGCAAAGGCCACTCCTGAAGCCTGAGGCCCAAACTAAACACCATCACAAATGCTCTGGGATTCAGGATTTTTCTCATTTTAGAAAATTAGAAAGTCCTCACATCCAGAGGTTTTGAATCAAAGGATCTATGCCCATGGCATCTCAGAACTGTAGTTTCTACCTGGAGACTGCTACCCTGGGCTCAGTGCTCCACGCACACTTCAAGAAAATCTGCACAGCCCAGCCAAAGCAAAGTGAGCTTGAGCAGCTATGGTCCATGCTCTACTTAACAAAATTAAGTTCTTTTCCAAAGGTTTATAGGAACTTCCCAGATTGGGAAATTTACTGCAAATATTAAACAGGATGTGAATTATGAGAAAATTTGATAAAATTTAATAATGGAACCATGAGTCTGAACTACCCAGAGTGCTGGCCCAGTGTGGCAAAGGAAGATTAGCTAGAAATGCACTTGCAACAATGCACAAACTGCCAGTGGTATCCACTATAGGCTCTGAAATAATTTTAGAATgatcaggggggaaaaaatacaATCAATGGTAAAAATCATCAGAATGCCTGAGGttgaatggaaaaaaatgcttcaagtacATTCTCCTCCTGGCACTAAAGGGTTTGAACACCAAGCACAGAAACTATATCTGCAAGCAGTTAAGGACAGTACTTCTGAGGACTGGAAAAGAAAGCCATAAAATAATTTGGGCACTTTGGGGAGTGTGTCAGCAAGCTGCCATATAAGGTTGTCTTAGATGGGGCTCTTTAAATTGGTTAGATGTCTTAGAAGAGGCTCTTTAAATTGGTTCTTCTTATCAGGCATCCTAAGGGAAGAAGAGATGGGAGGAGCTGCAGAGCACACACTGTAGGATCCAGCCAGTAACAAAACTCAACAGGAAGGGCTGCCCACTGGTGAGTGCGGCAGTTTCTATCACCTGCAGCATTAAGAGGAACCTACCAATTTCTCTTGTGGCTTTTCTGCTATTTTATTTCAACACATGCTGAGGTTGACTAAATACTACTTCTGCTTCTCAGCCAGCTGCCACTGCAGAAGCTCCACTCTAGTAGCCAAACATACTGATTACTATATGTTACTAACTGATACACTAAGTTCCAGAAatccagaaattttaaaaatatctcagaACACAATTTTGCTGACTGGAAATGTACAAGCTGTTTGGTAAGCAGCACCAATGTTAAGTCAGTCTTAATGACACGACCTTAGTCTCCCTCCCATCGTCAGGTTAGCACAGGTTTTAGGACACCTGATACCATGTGGGCAACAGGCACTTACTGACAGACTTGGCAGGTGACATCAGATTGCAGCCCGCCTGTGAAAATCTGGTCTATGATGCAGTTGCAGTGGTTGGGATTATTGGCCTTCTTCCCATTGTCATCACCTGAGAAGAGAACACAGctgtgtaactttttttttttttcccccttcagggttattgctgggctcggtgcctgcaccatgaatccaccgatcctggaggccatttttcccccttttgttgcccttgttgttgtagcctcattgtggttattattgccattgttgatgttattcattgctggataggacagaaatggagagaggaggggaagacagagagggggagagaaagatagacacctgcagaccttcaccacctgtgaagcgactcccctgcaggtggggagctgggggcttgaaccgggatccttacaccggtccttgcgctttgcgctatatgcgcttaacccactgcgccaccgcctgactcccagctgtgTAACTCTTGTCTGCAACCAGCCAATCCCATGGAGGTGCAATTAAGATGGACATGCCAACATCTTCAAAAAAGCATGTGAGGGGCCAagaagtggtacacctggttgagcacacacattaccatgcacaaggacactggttcaagtccctacctccctcctgcaggggggaagcttcatgggtggtgaagcagtgttgcaggtgtctctctgtctctctcccctctcaattcctatctattaaaaaataaatatcttttttaaagattaaaaaaggagttgagcggtagtgcagcgggttaagtgcacgtggtatgaagcataaggaccggcttacggatcccagtttgagcccctggcaccccacctgtagggaagtcccttcacagatggtgaagcaggtctgcaggtgtctttctctccgtcttcccttctccatttctctttgtcctatctaacaacaatgacatcaataacaataactacaacaacaataaaaaacaagggcaacaaaagggaacatcaacaaataaaaaaaataaaaaaaaaagagcatgagggggcagtagcacagcgggttaagtgcacatggtatgaagtgcaaggattggctcaaggatcctggttccagcccccaactccctacctgcaggggggttgctttacaagcatctgtgaagcaggtctgcagatgtctttctctccccgtcttccccctcccctctcgatttctctctgtcctatccaacgataacaataactgtaacaacaacggcaacaaaatggcgGGAAAataaaggtctccaggagcagtagattcgtggtgcaggcactgagccctagtgatagacctggaaggaaaaaaaaaaagtatgtgaaaAATATTTACTGCTTAGATGGCATGGTGAAGGAAGGTGGACTGATTCATCCAacttttattctttcatttaattatctatttatttatttttatcagcaaGAGAGCACAGTACCATCCTGGCATATGATTAAATGTTAATCCAGGGATCTCACTCATGCaagtctaccactgagctaccccatctgcatattttcatttttttccctctatttcctGACTTTTATCCACTAAAGTGTATCTAATGTTCAATAACTGGGTAGAGTTACTACTTCCTTTTATCATGTAAAGGGTAActgaatacatatttttattctgttttttgagAAAGAGGCCAAAGCACTAGCATCCAGCTGTTCCTGGTAATGTCCATGttgttccatgtggtgctggaaacCAAATACATTAGTAAGGCATGCTCTACCACTTAGTCACCTGCTGACCCCTGAACTATGTTTTTTACAGACACCAATGTAGGAGAAAATTCATCAGTAGGATTTCACATACAACTATACCAGTGCAGAAGTCACAGGCTACAGCTAAAGAACTGGCTCAGTGCACTTGAGCTACACCTGAGACCAAGCCACATGAGTCATCAGTGACAGCATCTCTGGGACCCCAGAACTGGCCTGACTCCAGACTTAATGACAATGTGCTATTTATAGTCTTCCAGGTGACCAGCATTCAAGTTTAAGGATAATACCCTATCTGATAGCTGTTGTCAAATGGCAAGTTGGGGGAAGACAATGTGGGGGAGACAAAAAGGAAGGTCTATTATTCAGTTCTTATCTCCCACCTCCAGTTTTAAGAGCTACCCACTAAGCCCAAACTATTAAAATCCACACGTATTTGAGAATCACAGTGACAGTGTGAGGTGGAGGAGTCATGTTCCAATGGGATCATAAGACTTTAAAATGACACTGGAACCAAAACCGAGCCTAATCTAGAATCAGAGTAGTTCTGACAAATGTGCAGGCTCACTTTGATACTCTCAGCTCTGCTTGGCTGCTTTAGAACAATGGAGACCCTTTCAGCTACTCTACAAGGAGAAGGAGACATCTGGTAACTATGATGCACTAGAAACATGCCCAGAAGCTTCTGGGATGCCACAGGATACGACAGTGCAGGGAAGCACTGACCAGCTAACTCATGAGTGAGGAACCAAACAACACAGCACTCCAAGTTCACTATGGACCATGGATGAACCACTCCACACCTAAAGGTCAGGATACGACACCCAAAATGGCTTTATGTtcccacctctgcagagccccacCTTTGCAGTGCCGGTGCAGCACATCTAGGGCTGCAATAAGGAACTCGTGGGCGTCCTGCTGCTCATACCCTGCCAGGTGCCGGGCATGAGTCCATACGAGGTGCAGCAGCTTGTAAGGGATGTGGGGGGAGCGGTGTCCCGAGTAAAACTGttcagagaaaaaaggaaaatgcctGTCAGCATTAAGAGCTATACTCTAAACACAAAGACATTGCAACTGCTACTTAGatgtttattttttccaaattttatttatttatcttcccttttgttgcccttgttgtctttattgttgttgtagttattattgttgttgttggagaggacagagaaatggagagaggaggggaagacagagagggggagagaaagatagacacctggagacctgcttcaccgcctgtgaagcaactcccctgcaggtggggagccgggggctcaaaccaggatccttgagctttgcgccaggtgcgcttaacccactgcgctacagcccaactccctacttagaAGTTCTtatgccagggagtcgggctgtagcgcagtgggttaagcgcaggtggcgcaaagcacaaggaccggcataaggatcccggttcgaaccccggctccccacctgcaggggagttgcttcacaggcagtgaagcaggtctgcaggtgtctatctttctctcctcctgtcttcccttcctctctccatttctctctgtcctatccaacaacgatgacatcaataataactacaacaataaaacaacaagggcaacaaaagggaataaataaaataaaatatttaaaaaaaattttttttaaattaaaaaaaaaaagaagttatgccTTGGTTTCACCAAAATCACATTGGTGAGGGAGGAGGCAGGCTAGATTTTTGTCTTGACTTTTGAGTGTGCATTATTGCTTTCTCCCCTCCTACCATTTAATGTTTTATGTATAAACTTAAACAATGACTCGTAAGTGtgtcaaaaaaaaatgaattcatatGCTAAAACATTAACCTGGACAGGATAGtgagctcagcctgttagaagaGAGAACAAGCCTCAGAGGCCACAGATTCCATCTCTGGGCTCTACCttatgccagatctgagcagtgctctggctctctcactCACTTGTGtgctcgcgctctctctctctcctccataccactctcataacaaataaaataaatccttgggctaaggagacagcacagtgttgACACAAAAGACTTCCTGGgtcagaggtcccaggctcaatccctgagCTAACaaaagctaaagctgagcagtgctttgattaaaactaatattaaaataaacaaatctttttgttGATGCTGAGGCTTCAATACTCTATATCAGCTTcttagacagaaatagaaagacactaAATAGCATAtaaatagcactgaaacttccccacATACGGTGGggtctaggcttgaacctgggttgcatgtgtGGCAAGAGGCACCCTACCAGGCTATCTTACCAATCCTAAatgaatcttattttattttgtctccagagttactgctgagacttagtgcctgtgctacaaatccactgctcctggaggctgtttttcccatttttgttgtccttattgttgtcattactgttgttattgtataggacagagagaaattgagagaggatgggaagacaaaggggaagagaaagactgacacctgcagatctgcttcactgctatgaagtgactcccctacaggtgggaagctgggggcttgaactgggatccttaagccggtccttgcgcttcatgtcatgtgcacttaacccactgtactaccaccaccAGCcactaaatgaatctttttttaaaaatattatttattcccttttgttgcccttgttttattgttgtagttattattgttgttgatgtcattgttgttggataggagagaaatggggagaagagaagacagaggggggagagaaagatagacacctgcagacctgcttcaccacctgtgaagcgactcccctgcatgtggggagctgggggctcgaaccgggatccttaggccggtccttgtgctttgcgccacctgcacttgacccgctgcgctacagcccgactcccatgaatcttattttaaccagagcactgctcagctctggcatacagtgATGGGGAATTAAGCCTGGGACCTAAAAGCACTAAACAGGTACAAACGTCTTttacagaactattatgctgtctccctcagccCAAGACCATATTTTAAGGGGGATTTTACTGTTTACAAGTCACATCTTAATAAACCTGAGCTTAAAAGCGACCTGAtaggggggtagatagaataataattatgcaaagagactctcatgcctgagactccaaagtcccaggttcaatcccctcaccaccatcagccagagttgagcagtgctttggtaaaaaagtaAAAGCAACCTGATGAGAATGAGTCCTATCACCTCACAGTACCAGGGAAACCGCATGTGAGTGCACAGTCATACTTCTGCACACCCAGTCACTCACTGCTGTAGCCCCATGGTTATCAGCACACTCTATGTGCTAGGAAACAGGTGAGGCTAGACCTGAAGCCAGCCAGATGGTCAACAAGCCTGGCTTCACTATCTAGACCATCCCTATCACAGATGCTCTCTGTGACTTGTCTCTATGGCTCTTGGGCCCAACACACAGATGACCAGTGTGACGGTGCTACATCAAAGGGCACTGACAGAAGTAGACAAGTCTGGGTCTGCTGGCTGCTGAAGGACAGCTATTGTTTCccagaagccacaggcatgaacaGCCTAGGCTTCAATTGGGAGCAGATGAGGGCTTCACCTGAGTCTTTTCAGAGGCCACCAAGGTAAGGTCCTGATCTGGCCTCTCCTGGAAGCACTGGTAAAGAGCAGAGAGGAAAAGGCACTACTGGAGTACAAACTGTGACCCAAGCAGGGGTCAGAACTAGATATTGAGAGAAAAAGGTCACATAGATGGAGCTTTCAGTGAAGCACACCCAGAAACTCAAGCAACAAGAGAACCCACTCTCTTTAAGAACAAGCAGCAAAGAAACAAACACCCCTCACCAGGAATCAGGAGCAGACAGAGGCAAAGGGAATATTGCCACAGCATTATAGATAAATGCCATCTGTCACTGTGCCACTGTCAAAACACTTTCTGTCTTTAAGTCAGCAGCATGTCTCTAAAAATGATCTTCCTTAATAatctttgggggggggttgtcttTCATAATACACCTATGGCATATTTACTTACTGTGTATGTTTAGAAATGTTACCTTACTTGattttggggggagagagaaaagggggtgaaGAGAAATGGGTACAGAAATACCCCTTGCTAAAGTCAGTCACCTTACCTCCTGAAACAGCGAGGACATCTCACAGACCAAGCAGGAGCTGGGGCTCTGCATCTCGCACCTGTGCCTATCAGACAGGAAGAAGTCCCGCAGCAGTGGTGTGTGGGTAAGAGCTTGGACAATACAGTTCATGAAGCATGTGTTCCCCAGGTTAATCAGACCACGTAGACCTGGGCAAAAGGAAACAGGAGTGGGGTCACTGTGGCACCGAGCCCTGCATATCCCTGGACCCAAGAACACTTTAGGGGTTTCCTCTACAttcacatgcttttttttttttctgattgaaaAAAGAGTAGGGTGGGTAACATCTAGAAATGTGATCACTGTCTAATCTCTATGCCTCTTTCTAAGAACTGTATTGAGGTATCTTTCACAATATCTCACACAAACTTCAGCCACTGTATGTTCTGAGGAATCAATGGAGAAATTCTGTAACAATTGGCTGGGTTAGAAAGTAGCTTCTCAAACAAAGAAAGGCTTTTTGGAAATCGACTATTGAACCTGGGCTactgctgagcacacacattaccatgtgcaaggaaagaCCTAGGTACAAGCCtaggagaaaaaagaggagggagaaaagtgACTAAAGCCTAGTTCTTCATATCAGAAAAtaacccccaccccaaacacaaTGGGGTGTcagaagtcatgatgcatttttgcagacttttccaacaacccaacattTCTCTCCTTGAAGACAACCATTAAAAAACCCTCAACCTGGTTAGTATAAGCTTGAGTCTCTTTTCATGAACAGACTCTGAGAGTCATGGACCAAGGGCCACTTCTCCTGCCAATACCCCAAGCTTGCTGCAGGTCCCACAGAGAATACACACTCAAGAAGCAACTGGTAAACAAACTAATGAAAAACAGCCATATAGCTGCTTCAAGATAACTATGGTGTGAAACATACATTTTGTTTTGATGAGTGAAGAGTCTCACACATGCTGGTTCACCACTCCTGAGTACTTTTTCTTTTAGACAGAAAACacagaggaaagacaccatagtaaCAGAGCTTCCCCAGAAGACAAGGCACCCCCATGTAGGTATTCCAACGTAGGCTGCAAACACAgcaatgcaggcaccctacctgaTGAGCTACCACTTGGGTCCCTGAAACCTGTATTTTACATATACTCTAAAATTCTGTGATATAAGTCTAACCAGGAGTGAGACAAAGACCACTGCTCTGAGCAATGCCCCCACCTACCAATGGTACAGTTAGAGGTGATCTTTCGCCTTTTGGGGTTATGCTTCAGCAGTTCAAGCTCCCTTTTAGTTGGTTCCCAAGTTGAAAACTTCTCACCAACACCTAAGCAACGAAAGACAATTCATGGTGCTGTTAACTACCTTTTTATCAAGTGTGATTATGAATAAAAATGGCagcaatttactttttattaggtTGTGTTACAAAGAGGGAATTCATAATACAAGGTCTTCCTGAAACCCTGTTAGACAAAAGTAGGCAAACAAAACATATAGATTATTTTAGAAACTATGTTGCACATAAACTATGTTTcccaaaagaaggaaaacaatacACCCACTATAGGTACTCCAACACAAATGCCAAGGtgcatcatccccttccctcttgatttctgactgtctctatccaataaataagtaaagataataattttaaaaaaaacttccttctaattaaaaaaaaattaaagattaaaaaaaaagaatttatgggacACATGCTAGATGTATATTGTTGTCTTTGTAAGCAGTGATGGCTGTTAGTTGAGAGATGCTCACCACTCAACCAGTGAGCCTTTCGTTGTTGTCTTAACCACCTTGAGCACCtgttaaataaaaagtttaagaaaattgatggctaagcacatgttacaatttgctTGGACCCAGGTACAAACCCTcggtcaccacttgcaggggaagcgctgtgagtggtgaagcagtgctgcacgagtcttgctgtctctctcctaacaccctctttctctttcatttcactttctggcttgtttgcttttttttttacaccagagcgctgctcagttttggcttatagtTGTATGGAaaattgagagtctctttgcataaccataatgctatctacctccacccctggctgtctctatctaataaacaagtaaatataatttttaagttttttaaaagaaaatctatttttaaaaattagggaaaCCAAGAGTAAATATATGTAAACTGTAAGGATATAGTTGTACACTTTCACGTGTGTCCCTGAGACTATGTGCTTGATAAAAGCAGCATGAGTGGTGGGTAGGcactggtgcatctggttgagcacatgcacaaggtcctgggttcaggactccagtttccacctgcaggggctaagcttcaccagcagtgaaacagtgctgcagacaaagtttccctgtctctatctaataagtaaataattttaaaattatatacatCATGATGTGTACCGACATGACACTGCCAAAGCCACAGAGGCACTTATAGGACCACCAAGCCCTCAACCAGTGTGTCTAAATGGCAACTCATTGCATTATTTGTATGGCAATTTTACTCTCTGCTGACACAACTTTCACAACAACCCAAAAAGTCAAGAGTTTCAGATGAGATTCCTCAATCATTTCATAATAGGCTATCCTCATGGATGGTGTCATGAATGTAAATACATGTTTAACATGACTGAAGAGTGTCTCAATATCTGAAATTTGGAGGTCTTGCCTGATAAAGGCAAACCACTCTTCAAGGGTATCTAGATACCGAATCATTTTTCTACATGATGGGATAGTGGTCTTGTATTATGTTTGTAAATATGTCCTTGAAAGTGAGAAAACTTGAGTGTTGTTGCAAGTCCTTCTTCAAGTCCTACACAGTAGTCACAAGCTAAAGGGGTAATCATGGCAGGGCATGCTTTTAAGTGTTGTGGCACTCAACAGCCACAGGAAGGAGAAAGTAGGTATTGGCTGCTTCACATCAAGTCAGAATCCATCCTGTAAAAACCTATCTCTCAACTCTTTTTTCCTTCACACAGCACCCTCTCTtgaattcatttttttgtttattttagataaataCAGAGAAGGCTGAAAGAATCAGAGACCACcagaccaaagcttcctccaatgtagtgggggctaggctcaaacctgggtcacatggtcAACTGGTgtactatcaaagtgagctatccCTTCTCTTGAATTCTAATTTTATGAGATACAAATGAAAACAAGGCTAAGAGAACATAACAGGATCAGAATCTAGGCAAAAGCCAAACCTTGTATTTTCCAAGCTTTCCGTTGTTCCTCTTTGGCAATGATTTCTATGTCTTTGTCATATATGTAGTCTTGACACAAAAAGCAATAAATGCCTCCATACATGAGTTctatggctgaaaaaagaaagaccaagcaacaatcaataaaaaattaaaaggtgatGCATAATGTTACAATAAAGAGCTTTTTAAGACATTTGACCACTTACACCACTTTCTGCTCCCAAGTCACTGAACACTATCATTGCAATATTTCCTCCTGACACCCTCCATCCTCCCACCTCAGGTAGTTTCCTAAGCAGATGAGGCATGAGTATTTTTGGAAGCTCCTATAATCTAAGAGGTATCACACTCATAAAGGAACTAACACTCACATGTTGGGACCCTGAACCTTGTTCTTTGAAAGAATCATATATAAACCAAAAGTAAAATTTTACAACCATAAGTGCATAAGGTCTTATGGTCACTGGAACAGTAACTGTGCTTTACTATGCCTAAAGTTCCTGATGCTGCTATAAAAGGAGTATAACAATTACTGGCCAACTCACCCTGATGCCAAAAGTAAAATATGGTCTGATCAGACATATCCCTTCCTTCCTCAGTGAGCTGCCTGCCTATGTTTGTGCACCTTTCCAAGTACACATAcaggaaagaaaagacatttaGAGTAACTGGTACTCCCAGCACTATCACTgtcagcagcgggttaagagcaggtggcacaaagctcaaggaccagcgtaaggatcctagtttcgcatccccatctccccacctgcaggggagtcgcttcacaggcggtgaagcaggtctgcaggtgtctatctttctctccccctgtcttctccacctctctccatttctctctgtcctatctaacaaagatga
Above is a window of Erinaceus europaeus chromosome 12, mEriEur2.1, whole genome shotgun sequence DNA encoding:
- the USP22 gene encoding ubiquitin carboxyl-terminal hydrolase 22 isoform X1; translated protein: MVSRAEPDSEAMDAELVVTPPGCSHLSSFKVDNWRQNLRAIYQCFVWGGTAEARKRKAKSCVCHVCGVHLNRLHSCLHCVFFGCFTKKHIHEHAKSKRHNLAIELMYGGIYCFLCQDYIYDKDIEIIAKEEQRKAWKIQGVGEKFSTWEPTKRELELLKHNPKRRKITSNCTIGLRGLINLGNTCFMNCIVQALTHTPLLRDFFLSDRHRCEMQSPSSCLVCEMSSLFQEFYSGHRSPHIPYKLLHLVWTHARHLAGYEQQDAHEFLIAALDVLHRHCKGDDNGKKANNPNHCNCIIDQIFTGGLQSDVTCQVCHGVSTTIDPFWDISLDLPGSSTPFWPLSPGSEGSVVNGESHVAGTTTLTDCLRRFTRPEHLGSSAKIKCSGCHSYQESTKQLTMKKLPIVACFHLKRFEHSAKLRRKITTYVSFPLELDMTPFMASSKESRMNGQYQQPTDSLNNDNKYSLFAVVNHQGTLESGHYTSFIRQHKDQWFKCDDAIITKASIEDVLDSEGYLLFYHKQFLEYE
- the USP22 gene encoding ubiquitin carboxyl-terminal hydrolase 22 isoform X2, whose translation is MVSRAEPDSEAMDAELVVTPPGCSHLSSFKVDNWRQNLRAIYQCFVWGGTAEARKRKAKSCVCHVCGVHLNRLHSCLHCVFFGCFTKKHIHEHAKSKRHNLAIELMYGGIYCFLCQDYIYDKDIEIIAKEEQRKAWKIQGVGEKFSTWEPTKRELELLKHNPKRRKITSNCTIGLRGLINLGNTCFMNCIVQALTHTPLLRDFFLSDRHRCEMQSPSSCLVCEMSSLFQEFYSGHRSPHIPYKLLHLVWTHARHLAGYEQQDAHEFLIAALDVLHRHCKGDDNGKKANNPNHCNCIIDQIFTGGLQSDVTCQVCHGVSTTIDPFWDISLDLPGSSTPFWPLSPGSEGSVVNGESHVAGTTTLTDCLRRFTRPEHLGSSAKIKCSGCHSYQESTKQLTMKKLPIVACFHLKRFEHSAKLRRKITTYVSFPLELDMTPFMASRYLLFYHKQFLEYE